The Candidatus Glassbacteria bacterium genome has a segment encoding these proteins:
- a CDS encoding response regulator translates to MECVNNGTQAVKLYKQSMDSGQPFDAVILDLTIPGGMGGQETIKKLLKIDPKIKTIASSGCSNDPELAKFEEYGFFGRVSKPYQIDQLREVLQGVMQEKKG, encoded by the coding sequence GTGGAATGTGTCAACAATGGTACTCAGGCCGTCAAGCTATACAAACAGTCAATGGACAGTGGGCAGCCGTTTGATGCTGTGATCCTGGACTTGACAATCCCGGGCGGAATGGGAGGCCAGGAGACAATCAAGAAGCTGCTGAAGATAGACCCTAAGATAAAAACGATAGCATCCAGCGGCTGTTCCAACGATCCGGAGTTAGCCAAGTTTGAGGAATATGGGTTTTTCGGCAGAGTTTCGAAGCCGTATCAGATCGATCAGTTGCGGGAAGTACTGCAAGGAGTGATGCAGGAGAAGAAAGGTTGA
- a CDS encoding response regulator, whose product MLEQLGHEAEYAKNGTQAIEMYEQAKDSGQPFDVVILDLTIPGGMGGRETIEKLREIDPDVRAIVASGYSNDPVMSEPEKHGFRGVVPKPYRIEKLREVLQSVLNETNG is encoded by the coding sequence ATGCTTGAACAGCTAGGGCATGAGGCGGAATACGCCAAAAATGGTACTCAGGCCATCGAGATGTACGAGCAGGCAAAAGACTCCGGCCAGCCGTTTGATGTTGTGATTCTGGACCTGACGATTCCCGGCGGTATGGGGGGCAGGGAGACGATCGAGAAATTACGTGAGATAGACCCGGATGTGAGGGCTATAGTAGCCAGCGGCTATTCAAATGATCCGGTGATGTCTGAGCCGGAGAAACACGGTTTCAGAGGTGTTGTACCGAAGCCGTACCGGATAGAGAAGTTGCGGGAAGTGCTGCAGAGTGTGCTGAATGAAACGAACGGTTGA